The nucleotide sequence caatttttgtTCATTCTCCATTATTTGTCTCAgaatttccttctttcctttctctctatttttatttctcaaagcattttgctgaataaaaaaccctctcatcacagctttgctgGTGTCCCATGCTGTATTCATTTTGGTCCCCTTGTTACAATTGTTTACAAAGTAATCTGACAGATGCttttcatagaataatagagttggaatagaccacaagggccaacaagtccaaccccctgccaagcaggaaacaccatcagagcactcctgacatatggttgtcaagcctctgcttaaagacctccaaagacggagactccaccacactccttggcagcaaattccactgtcgaacagctcttgctgtcaggaagttcttcctcatgtttaggtggaatcttctttcttgtagtttggaaccattgctccgtgtccgcttctctggagcagcagaaaacaacctttctccctcctctatgtgacatccttttatatatttgaacatggctatcatatcaccccttaagctcctcttctccaggctaaacatgcccagctcccttagctgttcctcataaggcattgtttccaggcctttgaccattctggttgccctcctctggacacgttccagtttgtcagtgtccttcttgaactgtggtgcccagaactggacacagtactccaggtgaggtctgaccagagcagaatacagtggcactattacttcccttgatctagatgctatactcctattgatgcagcccagaattgcattggcttttttagctgccgcgtcacactgttggctcatgtcaagtttgtggtcaaccaagactcctagatccttttcacatgtactgctctcaagccaggtgtcacccatcatgtatttgtgcctctcattttttttgcaatactttacatttctccctgttaaaattcatcttgtttgtttgggcccagttctctaatctgtcaaggtcgttttgaagtgtgatcctgtcctctggggtgttagccacccctcccagtttggtgtcatctgcaaatttgatcaggatgcccttgagtccatcatccaagtcgttgataaagatgttgaataagaccaggcccaagacagaaccctgtggcaccccactagtcactcttctccaggatgaagaggaaccattgatgagcaccctttgggttcagtcagtcagccagttacaaatccactgagtggtagcatagtcaagtccgcattttaccagcttctttacaagaatatcatggggcaccttgtcaaatgccttgctgaaatcaaggtaggctacatccactgcgttcccttcatctaccgggcttgtaattctgtcaaaaaacgagatcaggttagtctgacatgacttatttttcagaaatccatgctgactattggtgatcacagcattcctttctaggtgctcacagactgcttaatgatctgctccagaatcttccctggtattgatgtcagactgactgggcggtaattatttgggtcctctcttttcccctttttgaaaatagagacaacatttgccctcctccagtctgccgggacttcgcctgttctccaggaattctcaaagatgaatgctagtggttctgagatcacatctgccagttcttttaatactcttggatgcagttcatctggccctggagacttgaatacatctaaactagccaagtattcttgtactatctccttagttattctgcactgtgtttcctctgctgaatcatttgctccaaattcttcaggtcgggcattgttttctttatcggagaagactgaggcaaagaaggcattgaggagttcagccctttctgtgtcccctgtttgcatttcaccatcttctcctctgagtgaccccactgtttctttgttcttccttttgctacaaacatacccataaaagccttttttgttgcttttaacctctctagcaagcctaagttcattctgtgctttagcttttctgactttgtgtctacacatgctggctatttgtttgaattcctcttgggtggtttccccccttttccattttttgtacacatcctttttaaatcttaactcagttaaaagttctttagatagccaccctggcttctttaggcatcttccatgtttccgtctcattggtattgcctgaagttgtgcttttactatctccctcttaacaaacatccagccatcatgaactccctttccttttagtattactgtccatgggatctcacccagtacttccctaagttttatgaagtcggctttcttaaagtcaagaaattgagtcctagtatgcttggctgctcctttccgctgtatagtaaacttcagaagagcatgatcactcgcgcctaatgatccttccacttctaccccactaatcaggtcatcaacattggttaggaccagatctaaaatggctgttcctcttgttgcttctcccactttctggacaacaaagttgtctgcaaggccagtgaggaatctgtttgaccttatgctcttggctgagtttgacatccagcaaatatccgggtaattgaagtcccccattactactatctcccttccttttgcatgcttggccatctgttccaggaaggcatcatctatgtcctccgtttggcttggggatctatagtaaactcccacaatgaggtccctgttattcttctctcccttaattttgacccaaatgctctcactttggctttgaggttctaaatcttggatctcttcacaggtatacacatccctgacatataaccccactcctcctcctttcttgtctggtctgtttctctgaaatagattgtatccctccattattacattccagtcgtgggacttatcccaccaggtttcagtgatgcctattatgtcatatttagtttgctgtaccaagagctcaagctcatcttgtttatttcccatgctttgcgcattagtgtacagacattgaagtccattaatcatccccccatgtctcttatttaaggattttttcctcccaccactaggtctgggtgctgtttgctccatttggtctatgacatttggatgatcatcttcatcaattgatagactcctaccttcaggagcactgtctccctcccccacattagtcagtttaaagccctcctgatgaggtttctgagatttttggcaaaaacattcctcccaaccgttgtgaggtgcagctcatcgcttgccagaagtccatcttcaagaaactgcagtccgtgatctaagaatccaaaccgttcctgtttacaccatttgcgaagccagctgttcacttccactatttttccctctctccctgggccacgtcgttcaactgggaggacagatgagatgacaatttgtgcatttaattgcttcaatttcctgcccagagacttcaatttcctgcccaaagACTTCAATATCCTGCCCAGAGCTTTTGTGCACTATCTAACACTTTTTGATCATCTAGAAGGTAGTCATTGATCCTCCATCTGAAAGTTTTTTCTTCGTAACCTTTTAATTCAAATTTTATTGCACTATGGTCCGAAATTAttcttggttgaatttcaatgtCCGAGATTCTTGGAGTTAATTCATTTGAGACCCATACTTGAACTATTCTTGACATGGATTGATTTGGCTCAGAATATAATGTAAATTGTTTTTCCAGCGGGTGTCTaagtctccaaatatcaatcaaattaCAGTTCTTTATCATTGAAAAAATAGTCTTAGGTAGTTTTCCATCTTTACTCATCCCTGTTGTTCTCAATCTATCCATTTCCATTGACACCACTCCGTTCAGGTCTCCCATTATTATGATCTTCtggtccatatattcaaataatttttcttctAGATTTTTATAAATGTCTATCTTGTTGCCATTCGGTGCATAGATCCCGACGActattattttttctccttgccaCTTGATCTGGACTGTGATGACTctgccttcttcatctttaaaaatttgctgagtttcaatttttttcctgaTGTACAAAACAACTCCTCTCATTTTAGTCTTGTCCGAggatataaattcatttcctaatcttttgttgatcAGAACTTTTTAATGTCTTCTtgccacatgagtttcttgtaaacaatgtccaaatttttctttttaaaatgttgttcaattttattcctttttttgtcgttaatcccattaatattccaaatCCATATTTTCAATGCCATTTTAGCCATATTGAAATTTTTATTACAAATTTTataatcttcttcttcctcctcctcctcctcttcttctcttcttcttcttctggggatCTACTTTTGGGGCCATCTGGTAGAAAAAAGGGGATGAAGAGTCAGAACAGTGTATCCATAACTTGTCCAGGACGTAAAGGGAGAAGTGAGTGCTTTGCTGTGGTTCCAGGACAAATCTCAGACAGTTGACCAACTACAGtcccacacacatgcacacaaagaaCAAGACAAAATGCTGTCCGTGTAGAATGGGAGGAGGTCTTCCAGGAATGCCTCCAGACTCTCAATATTTTGTGGGACTGAATCACATCCCAGAATATTagactagggactcagctacattactcaaaaaactgtgttttgaatgcattataaacaagCAACGTGGTTTTTAAAAGCAGTGGTGGGGTGGCATAGGGCATCTGACACCAGTGTTGAGTGCTCCTGCTTTCCAGGTTCCATCCCACCCTCACCTTTGGGAGAGTCCAAAAAGGAAAGAATGAGAAGCCCATGGCAGAGGCACAATTCCGTCTTAACACCAAAGCAGccatacctgtgggattttgtagatgcttgACACAGGTGACATATGTCTAGAAATATCAGCTTCAGCATCTTCAAGAACAGCAAACAGGTTATTTGTCTTCCCACAGTAATAGTTTGGAATGTCTGCGTGCCCAGTAGAGAGCAGGTCTAGCAGGGCATcagaagtcatccttgcattagAATAATGGTCATAGATGACATAGCCGAGGGTGaggttgggtaagagcctggggTCCTGATTGATTTCACAAATGGCAGCCAGGAAGGACAGGATATTCCAGAATTTCCCACGATAGCCACTGGGATGAAAAAGTACCCTACATTGAATGAAAACAACGTTTCTAATTCTTGCTGTATCTAAACTCTCAGCTGTTTCCAGCACAGAAAATAAAACGAGTCCAGCCTGAGATGCTTAAATACCTTCCATTAGCTACCTGTAGGAGAGAGGAAATGCCCATCAGCCTCACTGAAAGTGGACTGACACCATAGTGAAACTGACCACAACTTTCACCATCATGAACATTTCATGAGATTGCGTTTCAGCTGTATTTACAGCCAGCTGCATTATTTACCCCCTTGTAGGTTTGGATTTTTGGACTGACACCATTGTGAAACTGACCACAACAGATAAGAATTAACAAGCAGTTGATCTATTTATattccttttattacagcatcatgttgcaagcagaaatacacagctctccgcaaggagggCACTTGGCTGCTCTAAATCCTCCTTCCGACTTCCGTAGCATTTTAGGTGCCAATgggaagttcctccctccctctgacttcTTTGCTCTCTGAAATGTTCAGACCTCCAAGTCTGTGGTGAGGGGGGTTCCCTACACTCTCAAGTGACATCTCaactagctgccccctcccttcggGTTCCCTTGTCATTATCTCGTACCTGGGCAACTCCTCCCTCagctgttcagtttctgtctctctctctctctgcttctgaacatgctATGGACAAGGTGAGGGTGACTTTTCCCCTCCATCTCTCCATCGGAGAGGAAACTGGTCTGccatagaatgcattccccagtcctcGTCTTTAGATTATTCCCTGACATGTGATCATTTGGGTTGCCATTTTTGATGCCGTCAATCATGGTATCCTCCTGAACTGACTTAGTGAGATGGGTGTCAGAGGCACCATATTACAGTGGTTCTGTTCATATCTTCAATGTCACGTCCAGAAAATAGCACTCAATGActgctcctcacccccaccccggcATTTGTGCTATGGTGTGCTGCAAGGTACTATTCTCTCCCCAGCGCTATTTAAGATCTATACGCTAAATAAAATCTATATGAAGTCATGGGGTGCGTTCCTGAGGAGTTTTGGAGCAAGGGGCCACCAGTATGCCGATAACACACAgctctagggacatgggtggcactgtgacctactgagcttcttgggcttgctggttggaaggttggcggtttgaatccatgtGACGGTGGCaatctcccattgctctgtcccagctcctgccaacctagcagtttgatgttgtttttttttaatatatatacatattattttaaaacataaagaaacatacaacaaaaagcaATACAAGATTCAAATGCTGAAATTACGCTGAAtctcctgactccccccccccccatcccttctaTGGGTCCTAGTGGTAATATTTACACCTGCATATCAAAACTGTCCAAATTTTGTCTTTCCAAATTCTCCATACTTTCCATTAATTTACAAGTgttgttaaaatcctgctaatgttttaacctgcttacaaTGTTCTTGCTTTCTGAGGTTCCCagttatttttgccatttcagcatagtccatcaacttggtttccCATGTCCGCCCCTTCTTGGTTAAGGGTATCCTGTCAAAGGGATCTGTGAGGAGTTGCTTCTGTCTGGATGCCCAGGTGGGGGCTAGGGCCGTAGCACTCCTCTAACAGGGACCCCTTGGTGGTAACCCCTACTTGATGTAGGTCATGGGGGGCCGGTGTGGATTACCCTTAGATGCACCCCCAGCAGGTGGACTGGGGTGGAATAAATGGTTATACGCAATGCCGATGCCAAACCAttcacatctgtaatcaatagagTTGTGGCTCATTTGGACCCAATGTTATGCTGTTGTCCTGTCTGGTTTTTCATCACTTAGGGAGTGACAGGAACACAGGAGCTTGGCACACAATTTGTAGGCTCTTTGGATGATTCCCACTTCTAAAGGAGCAAGTGCatcgtttaggggtactcttggaTACACCTTTGTCACTAGAGACCCATGTGTCCTCTATGGCTGTTTGTGAACAGGAATAGCCTGACCACTGGAGTAATGGAAAACGTGGAGCTGGACTACCCCCCATTTGAAGGACTATCCACTTAAACCTATTTTCTGCTTCCTGCAACTTCCATTCCTGATCCACCAGAGGACCTCCTCTCTTATTCCATGACTACTAAGCTTACCCAGGAGGCACCTTGTTGAAAGCTTTTTtgcaattccaagtgttggtttgtctgtttctttattaaatttttacactgcccttcacccaatgatctcagggtggttcacagcataaaaatacaggataagaccaaaaagtataaataaaaacaagaacaaaaacaaaacaagaaacctaCAAAAAAATCTGAATCGCCTCTGTCTTTACGTGAAATTTCAGTTTCTTGTTCACCTCTCAAATTCATCAGAATAGCCCTATCCTGTGTTAGCATcacggggggcggggcgggcgggcgggggatTCTGCCAGAGCTCACGTAGAATAGTTCAGGTAACTTCTAACTCTTAATCTTGGTATTTTTCACCAATCTTTGGCATTTGCATCTCACAGTTTGGAGGCAGATCTTGGAGTTTTCGCAAACATGTTTTTCTTCAGCCCCGCAGTTGCAGGTGGAGCTGAATAAAGTGTTTAGGAACTTGCAGAGGTGGTCCTATTTCTCCATATAATTATCAAAATGATAGTGTGTGTGGTTTTCTTGCTTTCAAAGATCACATTTGAGTCCACTAAGCGTGATGTTATGGATCTGAGGCAGAAAGGTCTGGCAGATATATGCCTCCTGAGCCACtcaaaacttgggggggggggggctgagattTAGGACAGATGATAACTGTACCAGAATGAGGTTGGCTTGACTTCTCTCCACTTCAGATGTGACCCCTCTGCAGGGCTCCGTTAGTGAGAAGAAAGTTACTGCATCTTGCAAGGACCACAACAAAAGACTTTTAATTCTTTGTAAGGGAGGTGCTCGTTCCTGGGAGGAAAAAGATGGTCCTCATTCTACTGCTTCTACTGCCTTATGGGGACTGTGGAAAACTGAAGACAATATGCCTCTTGTCTTTGGAAAGGGATGAGATAGATTCACCTAATTATTTCAGGCCAGGAGACCACCTCATCAGTGGGGTCCTCTCTGCCACAAACACTATGTTTCATCCTCATATCTTTAGCCAATGTCCTTCCACCAGCTTTTATTGGTAAGACGTTTTGTGGGGAtggatattaaatattaaaatatttttaaaataaaatattaaactgcagtggtctgttaaacattaaaagcttccctaaacagggctgccttcagctgtcttctaaaagtgtcgaagttgttcttctctttggcatctggtgggagggtgttccacagggcgggtgccactaccgagaaagccctctgccttgttccctgtaacttggcttcttagaGTGAGGAAACctctagaaggccctcagcgctgcacctcagtgtctgggctgaacgatgtgagtggagacgcttcttcaggccgtttagggcttaaacgtcagcaccaacactttgaatataTTATGTCCCACATTCTTCGCCCATTTTATAATAACGCAATTTACCTGGTCCTCTTTAGTGTCCCATTCCAAAAGCTTGTAAACAGACTGAgaaccaatgtagatctttcaagattggtgttatgtggtctcggcggccgctcccagtcaccagtctagctgccgcattctagattagttgtagtttctgggtcacctttaaaggtagtcccacatagagcgcactgcagtaatccaagcaagagataactagagcgtgcaccactctggcgagacagtctgtgggcaggtagggttttagcctgtgtaccaggtggagctggtagacagctgccctggacacagttaacctgcacctccatggacagctgtgagtccaaaatgactcccaggctgcgtacctggtcctccagggacacagttaccccattcaggaccagggagtcctccacgcctgcctgcctcctgtccccccaaaacagtacttctgtcttgtcaggattcagcctcaatctgttagctgccatccatcctccaaccgcctccagacactcacacaggaccttcactgccttcactggttctgatttgaaagagaggtggaGCTGAATATTAGAGGTAGAACAGAAATATTACTTGGTCAGTACTGGCATGTATATAATTTCTCCCCCCAGGAAAGGACCCACAAAGTACTGGCAGCTCCTCTCCTTCTTGTATGCCATTCAAGCGATCAACCAGAATCAAAAGCtgttacccaacatcaccctgggctacagcaTCCATGAGAACTTTTTTGATGGAAGGGTGACCTATGATGCTTTGCTAGACATGctgtccattgggcagctgagctTTCCAAACTACAGCTGTGGTAAACAGACTAACTTACTGGCTGCTCTCGAAGGGTCCGACTCTCAAAACTCCATCCAGATTTCAAACGTGTTGGGCATCTATAAAATCCCACAGGTAGGAATGGAGAGGGGTATAatagcattatgatattggcagtctTATTTTCAACTACCCTCCTGTTGATCCCTAGCATCAAATTTGCCTTCTTTACGGCTGCCACAACCTTCAAGGAAATCACTGTTCCCACCAAAGGGTCCTTGCACTAGACCTTCCTCCTTCCTAAGACCTTCCCAATCTCATGTTGGGCTTAGAAATATTTAGGCTTTGATCTGAAATCAAACAAGATCCaaatcttccttctcttcccaggTCACTTATGCTTTTGTCTCTCATGTTCTGAATGATAAGAGGCATTTCCCCTTTTTCTACCGGATGGTCCCCAAAGAAGAAGCCCTGTACCCAGGGATTGTCAAGCTGCTCCAGCACTTCCGATGGACCTTGATTGGCCTCCTTGCACCAGACACTGACAATGGAGAGAGGTTCCTGAAGAGCTTGACACCCGTGCTCATCAAGAGCGGTGTCTGTGTTGTCATCTCACAAAGCATCCAAGGACTGAATACAAATGCAGTAGACATGCCTCGTCTTCCATTCCTCAAGTGGAGGCAAGTGCATGTATTTGTTTACTATGGGGAAATGACTTATTTCTTAGATGGACTACTCATTATACAACTGTTTTTTGACACAGTAATGAAATCCATTGTTGGGAAAATCTTCATCACAACAGTTTTGTGGGATGTCGGCCTGGAGCTGATGTATAATGACATATCTTTCCAACACATCCATGGTATATTTTCCTTCTTCACTGAGACAAGTAAAGGGGCAAAATACGGTGATTTTCTACCCTTTTTCTTTGATATTAAGAAGTTTTGGGAGGAtgcttttaattgtttctatTTAAAGCATGCATTCTCAGTGAAAGGCCGGacaagatgcagagagagagagaagctggagAGGCTTCCCCAAGATGATCTGGAAAGAATCCTCTCTCTAGACAGCTACAGGATCTACAACACTCTGCAAGCTGTGGCTCGTGCCTTAAATGCTGCATATTCATCTAGATCTAAGCAGAGGGGAACTGAGAGAATGGGACTTcaaaggctacagccatggcaggtattttCTTTCCCTTCATAGACATCTCAACTGAGCATGACGATTGTAGTGTTGCAGATATtgaatattgtgcagtttgaaatGATTTGAAGCATAAGAACTGGAAGCAttcgtttccttttggaaatgaattaTTGTCCAGGTGCATAGAAATATTATTCACTCTTTACTCGCAGAACTCTTTATAACAGAATGAGAACATCATTCTGTGTCCAACACAGGctcgggatctctctctctctcccacccctcatctctctctttctcctgcctTTCAGCCTCCAGGCTGTTTGCTTTACCTTCAGGAGAGCTTCCTTTACATATTGACTCTTTTGAGTTTTGGAGCCAAAGACAAAAAGACAACTCCCTTCAAAAAGGAGATATTGCAATCcaataccttcatcacatgatctaaggttacagCACTCATATGTTAGCTAGCAGAGAACAGCAACCAGTTAGTTAATCTTAATCTCAGCAAGAGCCCAGAGCCCTTTAGAAAAAAACTACTATGGAAAAAACCCAAAGTTTGCAAAACACATtacccattttccattttaaaccttccttAATACATATACATTTCTCATTTCTGTTTGCTATTCTTATTCTTGCCTCATTGCACAGCCCCCCGAGCAACTGCTCCCATCATGTGCCCAATTCTCCTTTCCCCGCAAGTTGGAATTAATTTTGGCAGGGGAGATGACATTGACCAGGCTGTCTCTAGTCTCTATTCCTTTGACACCCGCTTGACTCTGCTCTGGCTCTCTGCTCCCTCCACCAAGCTCCTGCCTTTCCCTGCTGAAGCCCATATTGGAGATTTCATTCAGTTTGCCATGAAAGGAAAAACGAACCTAATTCACTCTTTCTGAAAGAATCCAAGGGGGGAGCATCCTTCAAAAAACATGCTTACTAGGAGAAAATGACACAGAAATGCTGAAGAATTCTGAtgagtttctattattattatttaaaaaatgcttcagagatgtggagaactgaatttaagattggggtttgtgtgtgagagagaaaacagtATGAACCAAAAGTGGCAAGATCCCTCCATTACTATTTGAGTTTGCAACCAGCCCTAAGCAAAGGGGAAGTGGATTGTCATTAtgcttccattattattattattattattatataatttttattaaattttaaattaaacaattccaaataaacattttacaaactctAAAATATccgatgacttcccttcttctctttccttggtccattttacatcttatacatccctgtatattttactataaccattcaaatcagttttctacttttacatccatcaaacattatttacgtggttgaatttatcttaatgctgccaccgTTTTCAGCTGTATAgtgttattttccatatattcaataaatgctttccactcttctttcaatgtatgttcttcttgctctcttattctgtatgttaaatctgcaCGTTCTCCATATTCTGTCCACTTAAGCTGCCAATCCTCTTTAGCTGGgacctcgctcactttccatttctgggccagcaaAACAGGGGCCTATGCTTCCCTTTATTCTAAATGCTCTCATCTTTGCTTCTGTTCCAGCTCCACCCTTTCCTAGGAAAcacccagttctacaattcttccATGGACAGAGTGTATTTGGATGAGAACGGGGAGCTGGCAGCCGACTTGGACATTGTGAACTGGGTGGTGTTCCCCAATAAATCCGTCCTCAGAGTGAAGTTTGGGAGTATCGACAGACAGGGATCCCCAGACCTGAAGTGCACCATCGACCAGGAGGCCATTGTGTGGCCCAAGTGGCTCAATCAGGTGACGGGGACTGGGAATCATGCCTGTCATTTTGCTGTCTTTTCTATGAGCTCTAATGAGTGCTCCCTGTTCTGTGGGCTGCTGCCCTCACTTGCCTGTCAACTCCAGCACTGGGCTGTTGTTCAAGATAGTTCCTACAGCTCCTCTGCTCAGCTGGGTGCCAAAGGAGGCTTCCTGCTAAACTGTGTGAATGGGGAAAGGGGGGTTCCTTGCTTTTCTCTTGTTGCATGTATTTCTATCAGTAGTGAATGGCCCATATACAGAACTTTATTTAATGGAGgtcctttgtttttttctgaatttAATCATGAATCATTCATGTAATGGACAGTGATGGGAAATGCTGAGTTTCAAGCTATAGTCTAGATGCTACAGCAGATGACAACATACTATGCCTCAAAGAACAATTCTCATGGACGCTCTTCGTCTTTGTGCCTAGACCCTTCCTACTTCCAGGTGTGTGGAAAGCTGTCGCCCTGGATCCGTCAAGGGGATTCAGGAAGGGAAGCCTCTTTGCTGTTATGAATGTCTTCCCTGTGCAGAAGGGACCATCTCcactcaggaaggtgggtgactccaagggaaAGGCTGGCcttggggaagagagaagggtTCCGTCAGGAATCTCTCAAAACCATTTCTGGGCAGGATCAGGCTGGTATGCTTCATGTGTGGGAGAGAACTGGGTGgttcaaatcatcatcatcatcaatctctTTTTATGATTATAGTTTACGATATTGTTCTAAAATGTATCATCATCAAtatataccagtgcaagtagatggaTAGGtgtcactgcagcgggaaggtaaagggtgtttccgtgcgctctggcattcGTCATGGTGCccctttgcaccagaagctgtttagtcatgctggccacatgacccagaaagctgtctgtggacaaacaccagctcccttggcctgaagcaagatgaatgctgcaccccatagttctctttgactggacttaactgtcccggGGTCCTTGAGGAG is from Podarcis muralis chromosome 2, rPodMur119.hap1.1, whole genome shotgun sequence and encodes:
- the LOC114592556 gene encoding vomeronasal type-2 receptor 26-like, whose protein sequence is MYIISPPRKGPTKYWQLLSFLYAIQAINQNQKLLPNITLGYSIHENFFDGRVTYDALLDMLSIGQLSFPNYSCGKQTNLLAALEGSDSQNSIQISNVLGIYKIPQVTYAFVSHVLNDKRHFPFFYRMVPKEEALYPGIVKLLQHFRWTLIGLLAPDTDNGERFLKSLTPVLIKSGVCVVISQSIQGLNTNAVDMPRLPFLKWRQVHVFVYYGEMTYFLDGLLIIQLFFDTVMKSIVGKIFITTVLWDVGLELMYNDISFQHIHGIFSFFTETSKGAKYGDFLPFFFDIKKFWEDAFNCFYLKHAFSVKGRTRCREREKLERLPQDDLERILSLDSYRIYNTLQAVARALNAAYSSRSKQRGTERMGLQRLQPWQLHPFLGNTQFYNSSMDRVYLDENGELAADLDIVNWVVFPNKSVLRVKFGSIDRQGSPDLKCTIDQEAIVWPKWLNQTLPTSRCVESCRPGSVKGIQEGKPLCCYECLPCAEGTISTQEDADHCQKCPENQHPNMNRDQCLFKHITFLAYEESLGVVLLSLALLGSLTTSFVLGIFMKYNETPIVKANNRNLSYILLVSLLLSFLSSFLFIGRPRKGTCLLQQTAFSIIFSVAVSSVLAKTITVVLAFLATKPGNSVRRWLGKGLANSIVISCSCVQVVICMIWLGISPPFPDSDMHSQPGEIILQCNEGSVAMFYGALGYMGFLAAICFTVAFLARKLPGAFNEAKLITFSMLVFCSVWVSFVPTYLSTKGKYMVAVQVFSILASSAGLLGCIFLPKCYIILLRPDLNTKEHLTTKTKDSI